In the genome of Sporichthya brevicatena, the window CTCGTGCGCTTGGTCCCGATCGCACCGCCGCCTGGTCGCGAGCTCGGGTTCGTCCCGCTCGAGCTTCCGGACGACCTGTTCGACCCTTTGAACGAGGCAGACCTGGCCCGGTGGACATGAGCACTTTGCTGCTCGACACCCACGCGTACGCCTGGGCGATCAGTACACCGGACCGACTCTCCGACCGCGCCCGTGGGGCAATCACGGACATCGGCAACGACGTGCTCGTCTCCGCCGTGACGGCGTGGGAGTTGGCCATCAAGTTCCACAGCGGCAAGTGGCCGGAGGCGGAGGCGTTGGTCAGTCAGCACGACATGTACTGCCGTCGGCTCGGTGCGCACCACAGGCCCATCACCGCGGCCGACGCGATTCGCGCCGGGACGATGACCTGGGCGCACCCCGATCCGTTTGACCGAATGCTGGCTGCGCAGGCAATGCTCGCGCAGGCGACGCTGGTCACCCGGGACAACGTGTTCTCGGAGCTCCCCGGACTGCCGGTGCTCTGGTAGTTCCTGACCTGCCGTCAGGACTTCGTCGGGAAGGCCTGCTCGAACTGCGTCTCGAACTCGGGGGTGGCGGGGCCGCTGTAGCCGCAGGCGTCGACCATGCCGTCGGTGGCGCTGATCAGGTACCGCTTGCCGGTCTCCCAGTTCACGCCGTCGAGGGCGGCGGTGGGCATGCCCTCCGGGGTCGCGACGGTGACGACGTCCGCGGTCCCGCCGGTGAACCAGCGGTCGACGTCGAGGGTGACCTGCTCGGCGCCGATCTCGGTGACCGTGCCCGCGAACGCGACTGGCGCCTTGGCGAGCTGCTGAACCTCGAACGCGAGGCACATCGAGGTCATCGGGTCGCTCGGGTTGCCCTGCAGCTCGAGCACGGTGGGGCCGGCGACGACGTCGCGGCCGTCCTCGCCCCCGGCGGCGGTGACGGCAACAGTCGTCCCGACCGCGATCGCGGCGACCGCCGCCGCGGCGGCGAGCCACGAGGACGGCCGGGCCCAGCGGGACCGCGCGGCCGGCGGCGTCACGACGTCCGCCCCGGCCGCCAGCACGCGCTCGACCTGCTCCCGGGCCCGCGCGCTCGTGACCGGATCGACCGGGACGCGCTCGGCCATCGGGTCGAGGTCCGCGAGGAGGGCGCGGAGGTCGTCGTCGGCGGCGAAGTCGAAGTCGGCCGGGAGGTCGGCGGGGAACTCGTCGGAGGGGACGTTCTCGTTGCTCATGCGCCCGCACCCCTTTCCGTCTCACCCCGGGCTGCTCCGCCGGTGGCGGGGCGTCCCATCAGCTCCTTCAGCTTGCCGATCGCGCGATGGAGCCGGATGCTCGCGGCGTTCGGCGTGATCCCCAGGACCGTCGCGATCTCCCGTGGCGCGAGCTGCTCCCACGCCCACAGGCGCAGCAGCTCACGGTCGTTCTCCGGCAGCTGAGCCATCGCCTCGTCGAGCGCCTCGTGCTCGGCCCCGAGCGCCGGTCCGCCGGCGGGCTCCTGCTTGAGCCGCTCGACCAGCCGCTCCTGCCGCACCGATCCCCGGACGTGGTTCGCCAGACATCCGCGCGCCACCCCGTAGGACCAGGCCACCGGCGCCTCGGCCGGGATCTCGTCGACGCGGCGCCACAGCACCAGCAGCACGTCCCCGAGGACGTCGTCCGCCGTCGCCGGGTCGGTCCGCCGACGCAGGAACCGCTGCAGCGGCTCGTACGCCTGCGCGACGAGTTGCTCGAACTCGGCGCGCCGCCGGGCGTCCTGGACAGGGCTCACGGCCACAGAATGTCCGGCGCCGCGGCGATTCTTTCGCCGCGCCACGCGCGGATCGGTCAGCTTCTCCCGCGCGCCGCGCCCATCCGAGGTTCGGGATGGGCGCGCCGCGCCGGCGAAGATGAACCCCGAGGCCCCCGGCGAGTTACTTCCGGCGGCGGGCGAGGAGGAAGAGGAGAAGCACGACCACCCCGGCGAGGGGGGCGAGGCGCTTGAGGACCGGGGTCCCCGCGGTGCCGAGCAGGTCGATGGCCTCGGGCTCGGTGCGCTGGGGCGGGATGGTCCGCGGGGTGGCGCGGGTGCCGTTCGAACCGGGGGAGTACCCCGACTCCGGGGCCGAGGCCGGGGCGCGGCCGGCTCCGCCGGCGGCGGAGACCCCGGTCGGGTCGGCGTCGTCGGTCTCGCCCGGAGGGGTGGAGTAGCCCGGGATCGAGGGAGCGGGCTCCGGCTCGGCGGGAGCGGTGATCTTCGCCGACAGGCAGTCGACGAACTGCCCGAGCAGCTTGTTCGAGACGTCCACCATGACGCCCCGCGCGAACTGGGCCGGCTTGCCGGTGATCGCGAGGTCGGTCGTCACGGCCACGGTCGTCGACTCGCCCTTGTCGGTCAGCACCGCGGTGATCGTCGCGTTCGCGGTCCCGGACCCGCGGGTCTCCTTGCCGGCCGCCTTCACGACCAGACGCCGCGCGGCCTCGTCGACCTCGATGAAGGTCGCGGTCCCCGAGTACGTCACCGAGATCGGGCCGAGCTTCACCTTCACCCGGCCGTCGACCTCGACCTGCCCACCGTCCTTGGCGGGCCGCACCTCGTCGACTGCGGCCCCCGGCATGCAGGGCGCGATGCCCTCGACGTCGTTGAGGATCTCCCAGGCGCGCTCGACCGGGACGGGGACGGTGAACTCGTGCTGCAGCTCCATGACCTCAGCCTCTCACGCGGACATTCGGGTCGGACGTCCGATCAGATGCGTGCAATAGCAGCCACATCGTCGGACGTAACGAGCGACGACCCGCCCCGGGGGCGTCCGGGACGGGCCGTCGACTCAAGTGAACCAACTGTTCGATGCGACGGTCAGGACAGACCCGCCGCCTTCGCGACCGCGCGACCGGTCAGGACGCGGGCCAGCTCGGCCCGGTAGTCCGCCTGCGCGTTGAGGTCGCTGGTCGGGTTCGTGCCCTCGGCCGCGGACGCCGCCGCGGCCGTGATCGCCTCGGCGGAGGCCGCCGACCCGGCGAGCGCCGCCTCGGTCGCCGCCGCCCGCAGATGGGTCGGACCCATGTTGGTCAGCGCGATCCGGGCCTCGGCGATGCTGCCGCTCTCGCGCCGCACCGCCGCGGCCACACCCACGATCGACCAGGCCTGCGCCACCCGGTTGAACTTCTCGTAGTGCGTGCCCCACCCGGCGCCCAGTTTCGGGAGCCGCACGGAGACGAGCACCTCGTCCTCGGCCAGCGTCGTCGTCAGGTAGTCGACGAAGAAGTCCGACGCCGCCACCTCACGCGTCCCGCCCGGCCCGGCGATGGTCATCGTCGCGCCGTGGACGAGCGTCACACCCGGCAGGTCACCCGCCGGGTCGGCGTGCGCGATCGCGCCGCCGAACGTGCCCCGGTGCCGGACCTGCGGGTCCGCCACCGTCGCGGTCGCCTGCGCCAGCAGCGGCGCGTGCTCCCGCACCAGCGGGTTGTTCAGCACGTCGTGGTGCGTCGTCGCCGCCCCGATGACGATCGCGTCGCCGTCCTCGGAGACGCCGGTCATCTCGGAGCAACCCGAGACGTCCACGATCAGCTCCGGCGCGGCGAGCCGCAGCCGCAGGATCGGGATCAGGGACTGCCCACCGCCGAGGATCTTCGCGTCCTCGCTCGTGCCGAGCGCCGCCACCGCGTCCGCCGCG includes:
- a CDS encoding type II toxin-antitoxin system prevent-host-death family antitoxin codes for the protein MTSTYNVAEAKANLSRLLDAALAGEDVVVARAGRPLVRLVPIAPPPGRELGFVPLELPDDLFDPLNEADLARWT
- a CDS encoding type II toxin-antitoxin system VapC family toxin; protein product: MSTLLLDTHAYAWAISTPDRLSDRARGAITDIGNDVLVSAVTAWELAIKFHSGKWPEAEALVSQHDMYCRRLGAHHRPITAADAIRAGTMTWAHPDPFDRMLAAQAMLAQATLVTRDNVFSELPGLPVLW
- a CDS encoding sigma-70 family RNA polymerase sigma factor, whose protein sequence is MSPVQDARRRAEFEQLVAQAYEPLQRFLRRRTDPATADDVLGDVLLVLWRRVDEIPAEAPVAWSYGVARGCLANHVRGSVRQERLVERLKQEPAGGPALGAEHEALDEAMAQLPENDRELLRLWAWEQLAPREIATVLGITPNAASIRLHRAIGKLKELMGRPATGGAARGETERGAGA
- a CDS encoding SRPBCC family protein; translated protein: MELQHEFTVPVPVERAWEILNDVEGIAPCMPGAAVDEVRPAKDGGQVEVDGRVKVKLGPISVTYSGTATFIEVDEAARRLVVKAAGKETRGSGTANATITAVLTDKGESTTVAVTTDLAITGKPAQFARGVMVDVSNKLLGQFVDCLSAKITAPAEPEPAPSIPGYSTPPGETDDADPTGVSAAGGAGRAPASAPESGYSPGSNGTRATPRTIPPQRTEPEAIDLLGTAGTPVLKRLAPLAGVVVLLLFLLARRRK
- a CDS encoding xanthine dehydrogenase family protein subunit M, which produces MIPAKFDYVRVTTAADAVAALGTSEDAKILGGGQSLIPILRLRLAAPELIVDVSGCSEMTGVSEDGDAIVIGAATTHHDVLNNPLVREHAPLLAQATATVADPQVRHRGTFGGAIAHADPAGDLPGVTLVHGATMTIAGPGGTREVAASDFFVDYLTTTLAEDEVLVSVRLPKLGAGWGTHYEKFNRVAQAWSIVGVAAAVRRESGSIAEARIALTNMGPTHLRAAATEAALAGSAASAEAITAAAASAAEGTNPTSDLNAQADYRAELARVLTGRAVAKAAGLS